One genomic segment of Ricinus communis isolate WT05 ecotype wild-type chromosome 3, ASM1957865v1, whole genome shotgun sequence includes these proteins:
- the LOC8275664 gene encoding protein NONRESPONDING TO OXYLIPINS 2, mitochondrial isoform X2, with protein sequence MASRYRSITNSSLTLLKSTVNRPTLKPNSIPSLLSSRSSLTCSRSFPRLGALQSLLPLHSAVSSARLTSCLGIDSRSSRSLSQELGLSVPR encoded by the exons ATGGCGTCTCGCTATAGATCTATTACAAACTCAAGTCTCACACTCCTCAAATCCACCGTCAACAGGCCTACACTCAAACCCAACTCCATACCTTCTCTTCTCTCTTCTCGCTCTTCTCTTACATGTTCAAG gtcatttCCGCGATTGGGTGCTCTCCAATCGCTGCTTCCACTGCACTCTGCTGTCTCTTCAGCTAGGCTAACCTCGTGCCTTGGTATCGATTCGAGGAGCTCTAGGTCGTTGTCTCAGG AACTAGGTCTCAGTGTGCCGCGATAA
- the LOC8275662 gene encoding peptidyl-tRNA hydrolase 2, mitochondrial isoform X2: MWGLSKNPSQLLNKHKQEREGGLTESFRLENFIPGLVIGFIFGLFLDLTNPIKNSFKKKNFSGKSQQQSLVSYNGDPELKMVLVVRQDLKMGAGKIASQCAHAATGMYSELMQSQQLLLSRWEQCGQPKIVVTCRNQQEMNKLQEAADSIGLPTFVVADAGRTQVLAGSKTVLAIGPGSKASVDAVTGKLRLL, encoded by the exons ATGTGGGGATTATCTAAAAACCCATCTCAGCTTTTGAACAAG CATAAGCAGGAAAGAGAAGGAGGATTAACAGAAAGTTTCAGGCTAGAAAACTTTATCCCTGGCCTTGTTATTGGTTTCATTTTCGGGTTGTTTCTGGATTTAACAAATCCCATAAAAAATTCtttcaagaagaagaatttcTCTGGAAAGTCACAGCAACAAAGTTTGGTCTCTTACAATGGTGATCCAGAGCTTAAAATG GTTCTCGTAGTCAGACAAGACCTGAAGATGGGTGCCGGAAAGATTGCATCTCAATGCGCCC ATGCAGCCACTGGCATGTATTCAGAGCTGATGCAAAG CCAACAGTTACTTTTGAGTAGATGGGAGCAATGTGGACAGCCCAAAATAGTTGTTACATGCAGGAATCAACAAGAAAT GAATAAACTTCAGGAAGCAGCTGATAGCATTGGCCTCCCAACCTTTGTTGTTGCAGATGCTGGACGAACACAG GTTTTGGCTGGATCGAAAACTGTCCTTGCAATTGGACCTG GGTCAAAAGCTTCAGTGGATGCAGTCACTGGGAAGTTGCGCCTGCTTTGA
- the LOC8275662 gene encoding peptidyl-tRNA hydrolase 2, mitochondrial isoform X1, translating into MWGLSKNPSQLLNKKQHKQEREGGLTESFRLENFIPGLVIGFIFGLFLDLTNPIKNSFKKKNFSGKSQQQSLVSYNGDPELKMVLVVRQDLKMGAGKIASQCAHAATGMYSELMQSQQLLLSRWEQCGQPKIVVTCRNQQEMNKLQEAADSIGLPTFVVADAGRTQVLAGSKTVLAIGPGSKASVDAVTGKLRLL; encoded by the exons ATGTGGGGATTATCTAAAAACCCATCTCAGCTTTTGAACAAG AAGCAGCATAAGCAGGAAAGAGAAGGAGGATTAACAGAAAGTTTCAGGCTAGAAAACTTTATCCCTGGCCTTGTTATTGGTTTCATTTTCGGGTTGTTTCTGGATTTAACAAATCCCATAAAAAATTCtttcaagaagaagaatttcTCTGGAAAGTCACAGCAACAAAGTTTGGTCTCTTACAATGGTGATCCAGAGCTTAAAATG GTTCTCGTAGTCAGACAAGACCTGAAGATGGGTGCCGGAAAGATTGCATCTCAATGCGCCC ATGCAGCCACTGGCATGTATTCAGAGCTGATGCAAAG CCAACAGTTACTTTTGAGTAGATGGGAGCAATGTGGACAGCCCAAAATAGTTGTTACATGCAGGAATCAACAAGAAAT GAATAAACTTCAGGAAGCAGCTGATAGCATTGGCCTCCCAACCTTTGTTGTTGCAGATGCTGGACGAACACAG GTTTTGGCTGGATCGAAAACTGTCCTTGCAATTGGACCTG GGTCAAAAGCTTCAGTGGATGCAGTCACTGGGAAGTTGCGCCTGCTTTGA
- the LOC8275666 gene encoding thioredoxin-related transmembrane protein 2, with product MKNKKRNSGSCNPMEWVNKMVSEPYYLFHFLAFFSYLVVRISSSSLLSPPIAHHLLYREFQAFLALSVLASIKLVKEETWEAFIADVLFYAKLLLVAVSLILDYHLTLWYIMVFSVIYIVTQQPAYEGLGTASKLTPLQLETLLTEGNTSRFWLVEFRALCSSTCIRASRCFPELSIIYSNKNLSFGIVDLGVFPNAAEKFGISLSGGMSQLPTYVLVENAAEVTRFPEWDFEAKSSHLPATKKLLSKHFELDRHLVEYLHGK from the exons ATGAAGAATAAGAAGCGGAATAGTGGAAGCTGTAATCCAATGGAATGGGTAAATAAGATGGTGTCGGAGCCTTACTATCTCTTCCATTTTCTCGCGTTCTTCTCCTATTTGGTTGTTCGCATTTCATCATCCTCCCTCCTCTCTCCTCCCATCGCTCACCATCTCCTTTATCGTGAGTTTCAAGCGTTTCTCGCACTTTCTGTTTTAGCTTCTATTAAG TTGGTGAAAGAAGAAACCTGGGAAGCCTTTATTGCTGATGTGCTGTTTTATGCAAAG cTTCTTCTTGTTGCTGTTTCTTTGATACTGGATTACCACTTGACTCTGTGGTACATAATGGTATTTTCAG TTATATATATCGTGACACAACAGCCTGCTTATGAAGGACTAG GTACTGCAAGTAAATTAACACCATTGCAATTAGAAACCTTGCTGACGGAAGGGAACACATCAAGGTTCTGGTTG GTAGAATTTCGTGCTTTATGTTCATCTACTTGTATACGTGCAAGTCGGTGTTTTCCTGAGCTCTCAATTAT TTactcaaacaaaaatttatcatttggAATTGTTGATCTTGGAGTCTTCCCAAATGCAGCAGAAAAATTTGGAATCTCTCTCAGTG GGGGCATGAGCCAACTTCCCACATATGTATTAGTTGAGAATGCTGCTGAGGTTACACGCTTTCCAGAGTGGGATTTTGAGGCAAAGTCTTCCCATCTTCCTGCAACTAAG AAGCTCCTTTCCAAGCATTTTGAACTTGATCGACACCTTGTTGAATATCTACACGGTAAATAG
- the LOC8275661 gene encoding mitogen-activated protein kinase kinase kinase 1, translated as MASIASSSSHHRLYLRTRRTQPVADRIFRALRHHLKLLHRSESNFFILGATGNVYTVTLTTNPACTCPDRTTPCKHILFVLIRVLGVSLNDTCLRRRTLRPCRVSHLLSTPTSGEALASEGVRQRFHELFFQVKKDSLLRPNNNNNNNNNMKIEDGTTCPICLDEIEKDGVDQRGAVACGTCKNVIHEECLKMWRKSRGRRGGNCVICRARWRDHRNDQERYLNLSAYVSDDGYHTGIDGAGLCAG; from the coding sequence ATGGCATCTATTGCCTCTAGTTCTTCCCACCACCGTCTCTACCTCCGCACTAGGAGAACCCAACCTGTAGCAGATCGTATATTCCGAGCACTCCGCCACCACCTCAAACTCCTCCACCGGTCCGAATCAAATTTCTTTATCTTAGGTGCTACAGGAAATGTCTATACAGTCACCTTAACCACCAATCCTGCATGCACTTGCCCTGACCGTACAACTCCGTGCAAACACATACTCTTTGTTCTGATTCGTGTATTGGGTGTTTCCCTCAACGATACATGTCTCCGACGAAGGACTCTCCGGCCATGCAGGGTCAGCCACCTACTTAGTACACCCACATCAGGTGAAGCGCTAGCCAGCGAGGGCGTTCGTCAGAGATTTCATGAGCTATTCTTTCAGGTAAAGAAAGATAGTCTTTTGAgacctaataataataataataataacaataatatgaAGATAGAAGATGGAACGACGTGTCCTATTTGTCTTGATGAGATAGAGAAAGACGGCGTAGATCAGAGAGGTGCTGTGGCTTGTGGGACTTGCAAGAATGTGATTCATGAAGAGTGCTTGAAGATGTGGAGGAAGAGTAGGGGAAGAAGAGGTGGTAATTGTGTCATTTGTCGAGCCAGATGGAGAGATCATAGAAATGATCAAGAAAGGTATTTGAATTTATCAGCTTATGTTAGTGATGATGGTTATCATACGGGTATTGACGGTGCAGGTCTTTGTGCTGGTTGA
- the LOC8275664 gene encoding protein NONRESPONDING TO OXYLIPINS 2, mitochondrial isoform X1, with protein MASRYRSITNSSLTLLKSTVNRPTLKPNSIPSLLSSRSSLTCSRSFPRLGALQSLLPLHSAVSSARLTSCLGIDSRSSRSLSQGMLSSANPGV; from the exons ATGGCGTCTCGCTATAGATCTATTACAAACTCAAGTCTCACACTCCTCAAATCCACCGTCAACAGGCCTACACTCAAACCCAACTCCATACCTTCTCTTCTCTCTTCTCGCTCTTCTCTTACATGTTCAAG gtcatttCCGCGATTGGGTGCTCTCCAATCGCTGCTTCCACTGCACTCTGCTGTCTCTTCAGCTAGGCTAACCTCGTGCCTTGGTATCGATTCGAGGAGCTCTAGGTCGTTGTCTCAGGGTATGCTCTCCAGTGCAAACCCAGGAGTTTGA
- the LOC8275665 gene encoding GATA transcription factor 12 translates to MEAPEFYNQTSGLCSQFSNQEKHHSLDSKPSDFMVEDLLDFSNEDAVITDASFDNVTGNSTDSSTVTIVDSCNSSSFSGCEPCFNGAADVGSRNFADAHFSNDLCVPYDDLAELEWLSNFVEESFSSEDLQKLELISGVKTRPDESSETRNFQPDTNGNSNNNSNNISDDSATAPNNNSPIFHHEMSVPAKARSKRSRAAPCNWASRLLVVSPATTISSPEPEIIMGPSPPHHPSTGKKTVKTPGPKRRVDGGENGGGNGDGRKCLHCATDKTPQWRTGPMGPKTLCNACGVRYKSGRLVPEYRPAASPTFVLTKHSNSHRKVLELRRQKEMVRAQQQQQHHQFLHQSMVFDVSNGDDYLIHQHVGPDFRQLI, encoded by the exons ATGGAAGCACCGGAATTCTACAATCAAACAAGTGGGTTATGCTCGCAATTCTCTAATCAAGAAAAACACCATTCTTTGGATTCTAAGCCTAGTGATTTCATGGTGGAGGACCTTCTTGATTTTTCGAACGAGGATGCAGTTATTACCGATGCTAGTTTCGACAATGTCACCGGAAACTCCACTGACTCCTCCACCGTTACTATTGTTGATAGCTGCAATTCCTCCTCTTTCTCGGGTTGCGAACCTTGCTTTAATGGTGCTGCTGACGTTGGGTCCCGCAATTTCGCCGATGCTCACTTCTCTAACGACCTTTGCGTGCCG TACGATGATTTAGCTGAGCTCGAATGGCTATCAAATTTCGTCGAGGAATCATTCTCAAGCGAAGACTTGCAAAAACTCGAACTGATATCTGGCGTGAAAACTAGACCTGACGAATCATCAGAAACTCGAAATTTCCAACCTGACACCAATGGCAACAGCAACAACAACAGCAACAACATTAGCGACGACAGTGCTACTGCACCAAATAACAACTCCCCAATCTTTCACCACGAAATGTCAGTACCAGCCAAAGCTCGTAGTAAGCGGTCACGAGCTGCACCATGCAACTGGGCATCCCGACTCCTAGTGGTCTCCCCAGCAACAACCATATCATCACCCGAACCAGAAATTATTATGGGCCCAAGCCCACCTCATCATCCAAGCACTGGAAAAAAGACAGTAAAGACTCCGGGGCCAAAGCGAAGAGTCGACGGCGGAGAAAACGGAGGTGGAAATGGAGACGGACGGAAATGTCTGCATTGCGCCACCGACAAAACACCGCAGTGGCGGACAGGACCCATGGGCCCAAAGACGCTGTGTAATGCTTGTGGAGTGAGGTATAAATCGGGTAGACTTGTGCCCGAATACCGGCCCGCTGCAAGCCCGACTTTTGTATTGACAAAACACTCAAATTCTCATAGGAAAGTTCTGGAGCTGCGGCGACAGAAGGAGATGGTACGGGCacaacagcagcagcaacacCACCAATTTCTCCATCAGAGTATGGTGTTTGATGTATCTAACGGTGATGATTACTTGATTCACCAACACGTGGGCCCAGATTTCAGGCAACTTATCTAG